The Cyanobacterium stanieri LEGE 03274 genome includes a region encoding these proteins:
- a CDS encoding HepT-like ribonuclease domain-containing protein produces the protein MSRSLTLYLRDIITSIDKIKKYTLNLTYEELLEDEKTLESVVYNLMIIGEATKKIPSAIRIKYSYIEWQKIAGLRDFIAHAYFSININIVWNVIHTKLDDLKLCVQQIINNETLDI, from the coding sequence ATGTCTCGTAGTCTTACCCTTTATTTAAGAGATATTATTACCAGTATTGATAAAATAAAAAAATATACATTGAATTTAACTTATGAGGAATTATTAGAAGACGAAAAAACCCTTGAATCTGTCGTATATAATTTAATGATTATAGGAGAAGCAACAAAGAAAATTCCTTCAGCAATAAGAATCAAATATTCATATATCGAGTGGCAAAAAATAGCAGGATTAAGAGATTTTATCGCCCATGCTTATTTTTCTATTAATATCAATATTGTTTGGAATGTTATTCATACAAAACTAGACGATTTAAAATTATGTGTCCAACAAATTATCAACAATGAAACACTAGATATTTAG
- a CDS encoding type I restriction endonuclease subunit R, with protein sequence MVSKTNEKALEDLIQECLINQQSYHLGENKDFNPQIALDTAKLWQFLETTQPEELEKLKYNPDWQKLILDRIDRKIKKNSILHLLKKGLDIDSAHLTLFYSQPYNDLNPQIQANFNQNIFSVTRQIHFSTTDTALSIDLVIFINGLPIITIELKNQWTNQTVYDAKKQYCQRDYQQPLLNFGRCLVHFAVDTDEVWMTTRLNGKSTYFLPFNQGNNNGKGNPINPHGHKTSYLWEDIFSRSSLANILEHFVLLEGKPKDALKDKTLIFPRYHQRDVVNKILLDAKVKGTGKTYLIQHSAGSGKSNSITWLAFQLIQLYSLNKVNNQSSIASKSINSEKNYTSTNKEIPWDEPLFNSVIVVTDRTNLDRQLRDNIKDFSEVKNIIAHANRSEDLKNALESGKKIIITTIQKFRFIVEGIEGLSNKRFAVIIDEAHSSQSGSSADTLNMTLNSHSEDDNPPDNQDQILEVMNNRKLSQNASYFAFTATPKNSTLEKFGVKQNDGSFLPFHLYSMKQAIEEGFILDVLANYTTYKSYYEIQKSIADNPEFDTSKAQKKIKAFVEGHRKTIATKAEIMVNHYLENVVKPKKMKGEARAMVVTKNITTAIIYYQEIQRLLKENNADFQAMVAFSGKKKVNGIEHTEESLNGFPSKDIEGKLRTDDYRLLVVANKFLTGFDEPLLHTMYIDKKLRGVLAVQALSRLNRCNNRMGKNDTFILDFVNSTTDIKQAFDPFYTATSLTEPTDINVLHDLKESLDELGIYEQEEVNQFNQLFFNGVEAQQLSPIIDTASQRFNSDLQLTEEDKIDFKVKAKQFVKVYAQLACLIPFNNLDWEKLYWFLKFLIPKLMVKNPQEAQQDELLNSIDLTTYGIERVSLNSQIMLTDDTSELKPQNPNPRGYHGEEKEYNTLEEIINSFNQAYFGQWEASPEEQRIKLVNIAQNVARNPDYQTQVVDNPDAQNSRLAIAHLIKQAVNQERRKELSLYKNYSQDPDFQKAFENSIMRILEMYVAESNTEIGA encoded by the coding sequence ATGGTAAGCAAAACCAATGAAAAAGCCCTCGAAGACTTAATACAAGAGTGCCTCATCAATCAACAAAGCTATCACCTCGGAGAAAATAAAGACTTTAACCCCCAAATCGCCCTAGATACCGCTAAACTATGGCAATTCCTAGAAACCACCCAACCAGAAGAATTAGAGAAGCTCAAATATAATCCCGACTGGCAGAAATTAATATTAGATAGGATAGATCGGAAAATCAAGAAAAATAGCATCCTACACCTGCTCAAAAAAGGCTTAGACATCGACTCAGCGCACCTTACCCTATTTTATAGCCAACCCTACAATGACTTAAACCCCCAAATCCAAGCCAACTTTAACCAAAATATCTTTTCCGTCACCCGTCAAATTCACTTCTCCACCACCGATACCGCCCTATCCATCGACTTAGTAATATTTATCAACGGCTTACCCATCATCACCATTGAACTAAAAAACCAATGGACAAATCAAACCGTTTACGATGCCAAAAAACAATACTGCCAAAGGGATTACCAACAACCCTTATTAAACTTCGGACGCTGTTTAGTACATTTCGCCGTTGATACCGACGAAGTATGGATGACAACCCGACTCAATGGCAAAAGCACCTACTTTCTCCCCTTCAACCAAGGAAACAACAACGGTAAAGGCAACCCCATCAACCCCCATGGACATAAAACTAGCTACCTCTGGGAAGATATTTTCAGCCGAAGTAGTTTAGCCAATATCCTCGAACACTTCGTTTTATTAGAAGGTAAACCCAAAGATGCCCTTAAAGATAAAACCCTTATCTTCCCCCGTTACCACCAACGAGACGTAGTTAATAAAATCCTCCTCGATGCAAAGGTTAAGGGCACAGGTAAAACCTATCTAATTCAACATTCCGCAGGTTCAGGAAAATCCAACTCCATCACATGGTTAGCCTTCCAACTAATCCAACTCTATTCCCTGAACAAAGTTAATAACCAATCATCCATAGCCAGTAAATCCATTAACTCAGAGAAAAACTACACCTCAACAAACAAAGAAATTCCGTGGGATGAACCCTTATTTAACTCAGTCATAGTAGTAACCGATAGAACAAACTTAGATAGACAACTACGGGATAACATCAAAGACTTTTCCGAAGTTAAAAACATTATCGCCCATGCCAACCGCTCAGAAGATCTTAAAAACGCCCTTGAGTCAGGCAAAAAAATCATTATTACTACCATCCAAAAATTTAGATTTATCGTCGAAGGCATAGAAGGATTAAGTAACAAACGCTTTGCCGTCATCATTGATGAAGCCCACTCCAGTCAAAGCGGTAGTTCAGCTGATACCCTTAATATGACCTTGAATAGTCACTCAGAAGACGATAACCCCCCCGACAATCAAGATCAAATCTTAGAGGTGATGAATAATCGCAAACTCAGTCAAAACGCCTCTTATTTTGCCTTTACCGCCACTCCCAAAAATAGTACCCTAGAAAAGTTTGGTGTCAAACAAAACGATGGTAGCTTTCTCCCCTTCCACCTCTACTCCATGAAACAGGCTATTGAAGAAGGATTTATCCTTGATGTCTTGGCAAACTATACCACCTATAAAAGCTATTACGAGATTCAAAAATCCATTGCCGATAACCCCGAATTTGATACCAGTAAAGCCCAGAAAAAGATTAAAGCCTTTGTGGAAGGACATCGCAAAACCATCGCCACCAAAGCTGAAATCATGGTTAATCATTACCTTGAAAATGTGGTTAAACCCAAAAAAATGAAAGGGGAAGCGAGGGCTATGGTAGTAACCAAAAATATTACCACTGCCATTATTTATTACCAAGAAATACAAAGGCTACTCAAAGAGAATAACGCCGATTTTCAAGCCATGGTAGCCTTTTCAGGGAAAAAGAAAGTAAATGGTATCGAACACACCGAGGAGAGCTTAAATGGCTTTCCTAGTAAGGATATAGAGGGTAAATTACGCACCGATGATTACCGCTTGTTGGTGGTAGCTAATAAGTTTTTAACGGGCTTTGACGAACCTTTGTTACACACCATGTATATCGATAAGAAATTAAGAGGAGTATTAGCAGTACAAGCCCTATCCCGTCTCAATCGCTGTAATAATAGAATGGGTAAGAATGATACCTTTATCCTTGATTTTGTCAATAGTACCACGGATATAAAACAAGCCTTTGACCCCTTTTATACTGCCACTAGCCTCACTGAACCTACTGATATAAATGTACTGCATGATTTAAAGGAAAGTTTGGATGAATTGGGGATATATGAACAGGAGGAGGTAAACCAGTTTAATCAGTTATTTTTCAATGGGGTGGAAGCCCAACAACTCAGCCCGATTATTGATACGGCTTCTCAAAGGTTTAATTCTGATTTACAGCTAACGGAGGAAGATAAAATTGATTTTAAAGTTAAGGCAAAGCAGTTTGTGAAGGTATATGCCCAATTGGCTTGTTTGATTCCTTTTAATAATTTGGATTGGGAAAAGCTGTATTGGTTTTTAAAGTTTCTTATCCCCAAATTAATGGTTAAAAATCCCCAAGAAGCTCAACAGGATGAGTTACTTAATAGTATTGATTTGACTACCTATGGCATTGAAAGGGTTAGTCTTAATAGTCAAATTATGCTCACCGATGACACTAGCGAGTTAAAACCCCAAAACCCTAACCCAAGGGGATACCACGGGGAAGAAAAGGAATATAACACCCTTGAGGAGATTATCAATAGTTTTAACCAAGCCTATTTCGGACAATGGGAGGCATCCCCCGAGGAGCAAAGAATCAAGTTAGTTAATATTGCTCAAAATGTGGCTCGTAATCCTGATTATCAAACTCAAGTGGTTGATAACCCAGATGCTCAAAATAGTCGCTTGGCGATCGCCCATCTAATCAAACAAGCCGTTAACCAAGAAAGACGGAAGGAGTTAAGTTTATATAAAAATTACTCCCAAGATCCCGATTTTCAAAAAGCCTTTGAGAATAGTATTATGCGTATCCTAGAAATGTATGTTGCTGAATCAAATACCGAAATAGGTGCATAA
- a CDS encoding TIGR03960 family B12-binding radical SAM protein, with protein MPIAPSTSIKPENLITPDIFKPARYLGNELGSKHKDWESASVRWVLTYPEVYEVGASNLGHIILYNIINAQPRQMCDRAYLPAPDLSQKMRDTHTPLFGLETKRDVKEYDILGFSLSYELGATNILEMLSLAHIPLTWQERKDTDYPLIFAGGQTATSNPEPYADFFDFVALGDGEELLPEIGLVIEEGKREGLTRTELLLDLAQVPGVYVPQFYDMQPDGSVKPNRDDVPERVLRRVATPIPAYSIGLVPYVQTVHDRLTVEIRRGCTRGCRFCQPGMLTRPARDVEPEAVVDSIVDGMKATGFNEFSLLSLSCSDYLSLPSVGIEIKNRLKDENISLSLPSQRVDRFDENIANIIGGTRKTGLTFAPEAGTQRMRDIINKGLTNEELLRGIQTAVSEGWNQVKLYFMIGLPGETDEDVLGIVETVKWLRQECRHLSNKRLNFNITISNFTPKPHTPFQWHSVSTSEFLRKRDLLKDAFYPVRGVKVNYTDVRISAIEDFVGRGDRTLAPVVRRAWELGAGMDSWWESIDKAYQAWETAIEEAGLTWKYRKIESGEWNIFDAQNPEENQNTINYYAPLPWDHLDTGIDKQWLKEDLEKALAEATVPDCAFDGCSSCGVCSPDFGHNIVVTPPPIPDYVGNFKPNQEKAQRIRVWFGKQGDMALVSHLDLVRLFDRAVRRASLPISYTGGFHPGPKISIALALSLGMTSNGEIVDFENHTRIDIDEFVEKLQGQLPPELPLMKVEELPLKSPKATQILDTAQYFVTLSAEKTINLNRWESWINEVNNSTEILIEKTAKKGKKRMINLRANLNDLSLVKDSYNDDTVTIKYTGSAKNDGSLLTPDHLCYMLEQVSSENLNIIKAHRENILLTDHITQ; from the coding sequence ATGCCGATCGCACCTAGTACCAGTATTAAACCAGAAAATTTAATCACCCCAGACATCTTTAAACCAGCCCGTTATTTAGGTAACGAATTGGGTTCAAAACATAAAGATTGGGAAAGCGCGTCGGTGCGTTGGGTGTTGACATACCCCGAAGTGTACGAAGTGGGAGCGTCAAACCTTGGGCATATTATTCTCTACAATATTATCAATGCTCAACCACGGCAAATGTGCGATCGCGCCTACCTTCCTGCCCCCGACTTATCCCAAAAAATGAGGGATACCCATACCCCCCTTTTCGGACTAGAAACCAAAAGAGATGTCAAAGAGTACGATATATTAGGATTTAGCCTCAGTTACGAACTAGGCGCAACAAATATCCTCGAAATGCTCAGCCTTGCCCATATTCCCCTCACCTGGCAAGAAAGAAAAGACACCGATTACCCCCTCATCTTTGCAGGGGGGCAAACTGCCACCTCAAACCCCGAACCCTATGCCGATTTCTTCGACTTTGTCGCCCTAGGTGATGGGGAAGAATTATTACCCGAAATTGGTTTAGTCATTGAAGAAGGAAAGAGAGAAGGTTTAACTAGAACAGAATTACTACTAGATCTTGCCCAAGTGCCAGGGGTATATGTACCGCAATTCTATGATATGCAACCCGATGGCAGTGTGAAGCCCAACCGTGATGATGTACCCGAGAGGGTTTTACGCAGGGTAGCCACCCCCATCCCAGCCTATTCTATCGGTTTAGTTCCCTATGTGCAAACCGTCCACGATCGCCTTACAGTGGAAATCCGCAGGGGTTGTACGAGGGGATGTCGCTTTTGTCAACCAGGGATGTTAACCCGCCCTGCCAGGGATGTAGAACCCGAAGCGGTGGTTGATAGTATTGTAGATGGTATGAAGGCCACGGGTTTTAATGAGTTTTCTTTATTATCCCTCAGTTGTTCCGATTATCTTTCCTTACCTTCCGTGGGTATTGAAATCAAAAACCGTCTCAAGGATGAAAATATCTCCCTATCTTTACCCAGTCAGAGGGTGGATCGTTTTGATGAAAACATTGCTAATATTATCGGTGGTACTCGTAAAACAGGGTTAACTTTCGCCCCCGAAGCAGGTACGCAGCGAATGCGGGATATTATCAATAAGGGTTTAACCAACGAGGAGTTATTGCGGGGTATTCAAACCGCCGTGAGTGAAGGTTGGAATCAGGTAAAACTTTATTTTATGATTGGTTTACCGGGGGAAACCGATGAGGATGTGTTGGGGATTGTAGAAACGGTGAAATGGTTGCGTCAAGAATGCCGTCACCTCAGCAATAAACGCCTTAATTTTAATATCACCATCTCCAACTTTACCCCCAAACCCCATACCCCTTTCCAGTGGCATTCTGTTTCTACCTCGGAATTTTTACGCAAACGGGATTTACTCAAGGATGCTTTTTATCCTGTCAGGGGAGTAAAAGTAAATTATACCGATGTGCGCATCTCTGCCATTGAGGATTTTGTGGGTAGGGGCGATCGCACCTTAGCCCCTGTAGTCCGCCGTGCGTGGGAATTAGGTGCAGGGATGGATTCCTGGTGGGAAAGCATAGACAAGGCTTATCAGGCATGGGAAACCGCCATTGAGGAAGCAGGATTAACATGGAAATATCGCAAAATAGAAAGCGGTGAATGGAATATCTTTGATGCTCAAAATCCAGAGGAAAATCAGAATACCATCAACTATTATGCCCCCTTACCATGGGATCATTTAGACACAGGCATTGATAAACAATGGCTCAAAGAAGACTTAGAAAAAGCCTTAGCAGAAGCCACCGTGCCAGATTGTGCCTTTGATGGTTGTAGCAGTTGCGGTGTTTGTAGCCCCGATTTTGGTCATAATATCGTGGTTACCCCTCCCCCCATTCCCGACTATGTGGGCAACTTCAAACCCAACCAAGAAAAAGCCCAACGAATTCGAGTCTGGTTTGGTAAACAGGGCGACATGGCATTGGTTAGTCATCTTGATTTAGTACGCCTGTTTGATCGCGCCGTCAGACGCGCAAGTTTGCCCATTTCCTATACAGGGGGATTCCACCCTGGCCCCAAAATTTCCATTGCCCTCGCCTTATCCTTGGGCATGACAAGTAACGGTGAGATTGTCGATTTTGAAAACCATACCCGCATTGATATTGATGAGTTTGTGGAAAAACTACAAGGCCAACTTCCCCCTGAGTTACCTTTGATGAAAGTGGAAGAATTACCCCTTAAATCTCCTAAAGCGACTCAAATATTAGATACTGCACAATATTTCGTTACCCTTTCGGCGGAAAAAACTATTAACCTTAATCGGTGGGAAAGTTGGATAAATGAAGTAAATAATTCCACGGAAATATTAATAGAAAAAACAGCTAAAAAAGGAAAAAAAAGGATGATTAACTTAAGGGCTAATTTAAACGATTTATCTTTAGTTAAAGATAGCTATAATGATGACACTGTTACGATTAAATATACTGGTAGTGCCAAAAATGACGGTTCTTTATTAACCCCTGATCATCTTTGTTATATGTTAGAACAGGTAAGTTCTGAAAACTTAAACATAATTAAAGCACACAGAGAAAATATCCTACTAACAGATCATATTACCCAATAA
- a CDS encoding metal-binding protein has translation MTSGKNHDRITWLCLPWIFIGTIIASKDLLTGFVVASGFLFSGLMFGPDLDIYSVQFKRWGYFKFIWLPYQKYLPHRSFFSHGFIIGTVIRSLYLCFILLLVGLILGAIALMISPEIWQDTVNNLAVIGQVYLKEIIALFIGLELGAMSHYLADIIDSWLKKRQKKKTTRKPKRRIKKTTAKKPSAKRKVNRR, from the coding sequence ATGACTTCAGGAAAAAATCATGATCGAATTACTTGGCTTTGTTTACCATGGATTTTCATTGGTACTATTATAGCTTCAAAAGACCTTCTGACAGGGTTTGTAGTGGCTTCAGGATTTTTATTTAGTGGATTAATGTTTGGTCCTGATTTAGATATTTATTCCGTGCAATTTAAAAGGTGGGGATATTTTAAGTTTATTTGGCTACCCTATCAAAAATATTTGCCCCATCGTTCCTTTTTTTCCCATGGTTTTATCATTGGCACGGTGATTCGCAGTTTATATCTTTGTTTTATCTTACTATTAGTTGGTTTGATTTTAGGGGCGATCGCCCTTATGATTTCCCCCGAGATATGGCAAGACACCGTTAATAACCTAGCTGTAATAGGGCAAGTTTATCTAAAAGAAATTATCGCCCTTTTTATCGGCTTAGAATTAGGGGCTATGAGTCATTATTTAGCCGACATCATCGACTCATGGTTAAAAAAACGTCAGAAGAAAAAAACCACCCGAAAACCAAAACGAAGAATTAAAAAAACGACTGCCAAAAAGCCTTCAGCCAAAAGAAAAGTTAATCGAAGATGA
- a CDS encoding class I SAM-dependent methyltransferase, translating into MVWSEGYVSEINYTNGFYGELSPLKLSLATALKSIHPPNTNKPFTYCELACGRGYTTNLLASAYPEAQFYANDFNPNHILEAKTLAESANTNNVHFFDDSFAEFMHQDLPNFDFIVLHGIYSWITADNRGFIVDFIRQKLKVGGIVYISYNTLPGWSTAMAMQGLMLKHRQHSSAPILESVEEALNFTESLMNANAGYFLQNPSLKTRFENLKSQNRHYLAHEYFNEQWNSFYFDQVAQELQEAKLSYVASAQVLDNIDVLNFSADARKILSQIKDATYKEVVRDFCLNTQFRRDIFAKGKLDMMAAEQVNIMNGFRYALMVAIDSIKLKHTFSVGEVSLQEEIYIPIINALSKSPLTMAQLQNDGAVKKIAVNNIYQALIVLTGLGYIHPAVDDDTCQRRKLSTDAFNRAIQERAFITDEMAYLASPLIGTGVAVNSLEQLLMYAKGKDKNPVKFLWDIFSKQGKRLVKDNQVLQTPQENIAYIEGVAKDFYGSRLDTLKKLGID; encoded by the coding sequence ATGGTTTGGAGTGAAGGCTACGTTTCGGAAATTAATTACACCAACGGCTTCTACGGGGAATTAAGCCCCTTAAAATTATCTCTTGCAACGGCATTAAAATCCATTCACCCTCCCAATACCAATAAACCCTTCACCTATTGTGAGTTAGCTTGTGGTAGAGGTTATACTACCAATCTTTTAGCATCTGCTTATCCCGAAGCCCAATTTTATGCCAATGATTTTAACCCTAATCATATTCTCGAGGCGAAAACCCTAGCAGAGTCGGCAAACACAAACAATGTACATTTTTTTGATGATAGTTTTGCCGAATTTATGCATCAAGACTTGCCAAACTTCGATTTTATAGTTTTACATGGTATCTACAGCTGGATTACGGCTGACAATAGAGGTTTTATCGTTGACTTTATTCGCCAAAAATTGAAAGTGGGAGGCATTGTTTATATTTCCTACAATACCTTACCTGGTTGGTCAACTGCCATGGCCATGCAAGGGTTGATGTTAAAACACCGTCAACATTCTTCGGCCCCTATTTTAGAAAGTGTAGAGGAGGCTTTAAATTTTACGGAAAGTTTAATGAATGCCAATGCTGGATATTTTCTGCAAAATCCTTCCCTGAAAACAAGATTTGAGAATTTGAAATCCCAAAACCGCCATTATCTAGCCCATGAATATTTTAATGAGCAATGGAATAGTTTTTATTTTGACCAAGTGGCGCAAGAATTGCAAGAAGCTAAATTAAGTTATGTGGCTTCGGCACAGGTTTTGGATAATATTGATGTCTTGAATTTTTCTGCTGATGCCCGAAAGATTTTATCTCAGATAAAGGATGCCACTTATAAGGAAGTGGTAAGGGATTTTTGTTTGAATACTCAGTTTCGCCGAGATATTTTTGCTAAGGGTAAACTTGATATGATGGCGGCGGAGCAAGTTAATATTATGAATGGTTTTCGTTATGCTTTAATGGTGGCGATAGATAGCATTAAGTTAAAGCATACTTTTTCTGTGGGCGAAGTTAGTTTACAGGAGGAAATTTATATCCCTATTATTAATGCTTTAAGTAAGTCGCCTTTAACTATGGCACAATTACAAAATGATGGGGCGGTGAAAAAAATTGCAGTAAATAATATCTACCAGGCTTTAATTGTTTTGACTGGGTTGGGTTATATTCATCCTGCGGTGGATGATGACACCTGTCAACGGCGCAAGTTATCCACGGATGCTTTTAATAGGGCTATTCAGGAAAGGGCTTTTATTACTGACGAAATGGCTTATCTGGCTTCTCCTTTAATTGGCACGGGAGTTGCGGTTAATTCTTTGGAGCAGTTGTTGATGTATGCTAAGGGAAAGGATAAGAATCCTGTTAAGTTTCTATGGGATATTTTTTCTAAGCAGGGTAAAAGATTAGTGAAGGATAATCAGGTTTTGCAAACTCCCCAAGAAAATATTGCTTATATTGAAGGTGTGGCGAAGGATTTTTATGGTAGTCGTCTTGATACTTTAAAAAAGTTGGGCATCGATTAA
- a CDS encoding type 1 glutamine amidotransferase, translating to MELNIGWLYPNLMSTYGDRGNVICIQRRCQWRNLDVNILPLDQEADISNFEKFDLVVGGGAQDRQQEIVMRDLQGKKAEIIKEKLHSGTPGVFTCGSPQLLGKYYEPALGQRIEGLGILDLVTKHPGQNVPRCIGNVAFELVGNPLADDIEKMMGGESPIVVGFENHGGRTYLGDVSPLGKVLSGYGNNGEDGFEGAFYQSAIATYAHGPLLPKNPFLADWLIIRAIEHKYQETITLTPLDDTLAHQGRKAILKRLGIQKIGS from the coding sequence ATGGAATTAAATATTGGTTGGTTATATCCTAATTTAATGAGTACCTATGGTGATCGTGGTAATGTAATTTGTATTCAAAGACGTTGTCAATGGCGTAATCTGGATGTAAATATTTTACCTTTAGATCAAGAAGCGGATATAAGCAATTTTGAGAAATTTGATTTAGTAGTGGGAGGAGGGGCGCAAGATAGACAACAGGAGATTGTTATGCGCGATTTGCAGGGAAAAAAGGCGGAAATTATTAAAGAAAAGCTACATTCTGGCACTCCTGGGGTTTTTACTTGTGGTTCGCCTCAGTTGTTGGGCAAATATTACGAACCTGCTTTGGGGCAAAGGATTGAGGGGTTAGGGATTTTGGATTTGGTAACTAAACATCCAGGGCAAAATGTACCCCGTTGTATTGGTAATGTGGCTTTTGAGTTGGTGGGGAATCCTTTGGCGGATGATATTGAAAAAATGATGGGGGGGGAATCTCCTATTGTTGTGGGCTTTGAGAATCACGGTGGTAGAACTTATTTGGGGGATGTGTCGCCCTTGGGGAAGGTATTGAGTGGTTATGGTAATAATGGGGAGGATGGTTTTGAAGGGGCTTTTTATCAAAGTGCGATCGCCACTTACGCCCATGGCCCTCTTTTACCGAAAAATCCTTTTTTAGCGGATTGGTTAATTATAAGGGCGATCGAGCATAAATATCAAGAAACCATTACCCTAACCCCCTTAGACGATACCCTAGCCCATCAAGGTAGAAAAGCTATTCTTAAAAGATTAGGTATTCAAAAAATAGGCTCATAA
- a CDS encoding transglutaminase-like domain-containing protein, which yields MTPNSNPNQKFYPTIKPLVATSLDGIAFKNDSLYAIDSRNGYLLQINPQTSVSKIINSDYWQDFIGARGLCITDNEIWFVTQSSVYYTLIEWEEKELKIISGPKYFFSLAYPSNGIAIWEKTIYITCQKTGTIGVYSKDDGQEITRFYAPGIGDENITIHGEEIWLCDNLEQTVYCLDRATGKTNYSILTPFESPSGLTFYEDAETGQKVLYIAYTDLEPYIRDNPNAEPNHELLYRDRTFIHPLYFKYDPDNKCTLSNGFLIEMSYLEEVSPLDEIQLKDLEWRIALPTESPRQKIKSIEAVGLPYIEEDYYGERVALFKFPEFNSHQRYVFGWRAILEVWSIKHQISPKDCESLPPLTPEFESKYLIDDDDLSMNTEIILRAAEEARGRETNPLRKMYSIRNYVYDRLSYGIKPHIDTPDIVLKRGVGSCGEYLGLLLALARLNGIACRTVGRYKCPLKVLHFNIPLVPDFNHVWMEFYLPNIGWLPMESNPDDLDDGGPYPTRFFMGLSWYHVEMAKDMPFETLISEGLPVSKEKTSIGQLAINHVSFTILEELQP from the coding sequence ATGACCCCTAATTCTAACCCCAATCAGAAATTTTACCCCACCATTAAACCCTTAGTTGCAACCTCCCTCGATGGTATCGCTTTTAAAAATGATAGTCTATATGCGATCGACTCTCGTAATGGCTATTTATTACAGATAAATCCCCAAACCAGCGTTTCCAAAATTATCAATAGCGACTATTGGCAAGATTTTATCGGGGCTAGGGGATTATGTATTACCGACAACGAAATATGGTTTGTTACCCAAAGTAGTGTTTATTACACCCTCATTGAATGGGAAGAAAAAGAATTAAAAATCATCTCCGGCCCCAAATACTTTTTTAGTCTTGCCTATCCTAGTAACGGCATCGCCATTTGGGAAAAAACCATCTACATTACCTGTCAAAAAACAGGCACTATTGGTGTCTATAGTAAAGATGACGGACAAGAAATTACCCGTTTCTACGCCCCCGGCATCGGAGATGAAAATATTACCATCCATGGTGAAGAAATTTGGTTATGTGATAACCTTGAACAAACCGTTTATTGTCTTGATAGGGCTACAGGAAAAACTAACTACAGTATCTTAACCCCCTTTGAATCTCCCAGCGGTTTAACCTTTTATGAAGACGCAGAAACAGGGCAGAAGGTTTTATATATCGCCTATACAGACTTAGAACCTTATATAAGAGATAATCCCAACGCCGAACCTAACCACGAATTATTATACCGAGATCGTACCTTCATTCACCCATTATATTTCAAATATGATCCAGACAATAAATGCACTCTCTCCAATGGGTTTTTAATTGAAATGAGTTACCTTGAAGAAGTCTCCCCCCTCGATGAAATTCAGTTAAAAGACTTAGAATGGCGCATTGCCCTACCCACCGAAAGCCCTCGCCAAAAAATAAAAAGCATTGAGGCGGTAGGATTACCCTACATTGAAGAAGATTACTATGGAGAAAGGGTTGCACTATTTAAATTTCCTGAGTTCAATTCCCATCAACGTTATGTTTTTGGTTGGCGCGCAATTTTAGAAGTTTGGAGTATTAAACATCAAATCAGCCCCAAAGATTGTGAAAGTTTACCCCCTCTTACCCCCGAATTTGAGTCCAAATATTTAATTGATGATGATGATTTATCCATGAATACTGAAATCATTTTAAGGGCGGCAGAAGAAGCAAGGGGCAGAGAAACAAACCCTCTCAGAAAAATGTATAGTATTCGTAATTATGTTTACGATCGCCTTTCCTATGGTATAAAACCCCATATAGATACCCCTGATATTGTCTTAAAACGGGGAGTTGGTTCTTGTGGTGAGTATTTAGGCTTACTTCTTGCCCTTGCCCGTCTCAATGGTATTGCTTGTCGTACGGTAGGACGCTATAAATGTCCCCTCAAGGTACTACATTTTAATATTCCCCTAGTACCTGATTTTAACCATGTGTGGATGGAGTTTTATTTACCCAATATTGGTTGGTTGCCCATGGAGTCGAATCCCGACGATTTAGATGATGGGGGCCCCTATCCCACTCGATTTTTTATGGGTTTATCTTGGTATCATGTGGAAATGGCTAAGGATATGCCCTTTGAAACCTTAATTAGTGAGGGTTTACCCGTTAGTAAGGAAAAAACATCCATCGGCCAATTAGCTATCAATCATGTTTCGTTTACTATCCTTGAGGAATTACAACCTTAG